The DNA window ttgagaaattagtaCTTGTACTATTGGTGAACAACTCTGCTACATATGATTGCAGTAATTCCACCATCGGCCAATAATTTTACTAGAAGGTGGCCTCCTATTCATGCGTGTGCCAAAAATGATTTCTTGTGCCAGAGTTTGGCATCATTTTCAACTAAAAGCTTAAAGGAAGCAAGGAACTAACAAGGATTTGGATATTTTAATAACAGACTCGTTAATAGTAAATCAAGTTACAGAACCATTGATATCTACCATAAAAACCAACATTCTCAAACAAACGATTAAAAGGTACATGCttgcattaaaaataaaaataaaaagagctCCTGAATGAATCTCTCTTCAACCCTTAATCTGTTGCTGTGCTTGGTGCCCCAACTGCTCCGCCTTCTCCTTCACATCATTTGCCGCATGTGCAATCTTATCCCTCGCGTAATCAATCTTGGTTGCTCCGATCGGGTGCTTCCCCGTGACGTATCTGTACATCCAGTAGAAAACAAAAGAAGCAGTAGCTCCAAAACCACCAGAAGCCAAAAACCCACCAAGGATCAAC is part of the Solanum stenotomum isolate F172 chromosome 8, ASM1918654v1, whole genome shotgun sequence genome and encodes:
- the LOC125874044 gene encoding oleosin 1-like, with the translated sequence MQTQPRHEQQLSRQVAKTTTAVTVGGSLMVLSGLTLAATVIGLAIVTPLLVIFSPVLVPAVITLGLILGGFLASGGFGATASFVFYWMYRYVTGKHPIGATKIDYARDKIAHAANDVKEKAEQLGHQAQQQIKG